The nucleotide sequence CCCAGAGTTTCTTTGAATGTAGTACTTGATGGGCTCACTGAACATAAGTTTATGATGTTAATTAGTGTGGAAGGGTTTATCAAGGATGgtgatgtttgttttattttgaaatggtgtATGTTATACATAGAAAAGGGTGGTCTTACCAAAAAGTGAAAAGAGAAACTATTGCGAAAGTTACTAAGAGCTGGATGAAAAGGAGTGTGTACACCTGAAATAACGAACAGATTTTTTCAAGGCTTCCATGGCTCACAGGCTTCAATAACCTAAAGCATAAAACTGGTGGTACCTTACGAATGAAGACCCTCCGGATGTTTTGATCATTCCAAGAGAACTGTGTTTCACCATCAGTGCCACAAGACTCAATAATGCCTATCATTGattaaatgaaacaaataaaaatacatgtaatgACTCATTTCCTGTAGCAGCAGTGACCAAGCCAACAAGCAAAGTAAGCAAATATGCTCTTTTTTTTGACTGACAGATGGTCTCCAAGCAAAACTGCATGAGACTCATGTGAATGGTGCTGAAAATTAGCCACAAAAGTTCTAAATGAGATTTCTGTACTTGACCCCCTGCTTCATAACTTTCAAAATGTTACAAACAGTATTAGGCAAATAATGTACTCACCAGCCTGCATTTGTGGTGCACCTACACAATAAGAAATAACACAATTAACATCTTCAGTACTAGACGGATTCTAATTCTAAATACAGGTCAACCTGCAGTGGCTTCGTCATAGCTGGGTGGAACAGGTGAAACTGAGGTTTGCCCACTGGGACAGTCCCCAGGGGTCTTGTTAGTGAGTGTGGCCTGGAAGCACAATTTGAAGATTTGACAGACAAATATACAGACttagtatagatgtacatttgAACAATTTCGTACATTTATCAGACTGGAATACACAATCTCTATAAAAATGTCTCCCATCACTAGGACATTTGCAACTTTAGTTTGGTTAAGCCACAAACGGCTCTCTGTCTACAGGCCTAAAAACATTATACAATTTTCAAAGATTTCCATAATGATTGCACTGCGGCATCATAGCTGAACCAGAGTACATACATGTTTGGCCAGCGCATTTCCTCTATTTTTGCACAGGGAAATGTAAATATACACTCATGTTTGAAGTGGGTTAAGAAACATACAGTGGCCCTGGACTTTATTCCTTTAACTCACTTTCTTATTTTACAACCACAACCAGCCTTTTGATGGATCTTCTTAAACGGTGCACAGACGTAAATATATTAAACAAAGCTTCATTTAACTACATGCACTCACTAAGCACACACCAAGATAAACTGTCAGGCTATCTGTTTAAGTAATACACTCCGGATCTGGTTCCACTTTGGACTATGTGAATAGGACATTGGGTGATAGTGATACAGATAGTTACATAGACTTGAAGCTATTTCACCATTAGCAATAACGACCTAGCTCTTACCGTGCCCATGGTTCTGTCCGGACTGCTACGGCAGTTATTCAGGAACCACCTGGATGAAGTCACCGTTGAACTAGAGGGCAGTAGGGCATCTGTTGGTGACGCAACCAGAGTACAGAAGCAACGAGAGGCACGTGCAGCTCACCGACACAAGGATGCCCTAGAAGAATCCAGAATGGAGAGTTCTACCTCTCGATATGGGAAGTCAACACTAtattttgacctacaaaaaTTCAATTTCTATGCCATCACAAaccaaatgtggaaaaaaccCTGAATAGTTATAATAAAACTGGCTGATAATTACATTCAAAATTGTATTGTTTGATTTGAATCATTGCTTTTAAAAACGTAAgtgattcattttaaatgattcattttgaattattgattaagttataaatgtgtaactcacatgaaaaaaacagtaccttttatttttcatattcatgTCTAACCctattttgtttgaaaaatacaaaaccaaCCTGCAGAATTCCGATTGGACTTCACATCTTTTCTACCCTACATTGAATAATTAACTGCTTTCAATAAAATTGAGAGACTAAGCATTTTCAGttaattttttggtgtatttttttccccaagataaCCATGTCATGTCACCGAAGCATCATGATTGAATCTGCGGCTCGGAAGAACGTTTTCAAAGAGGTCCTGGAAAGTTGACGCAATCCAAATCACACGTCCTCCAAGTTCAGTTACCATTTCTTCATTAAATGATATACAaaaagtgtgtttggcagcaaatCAACTTCATTTACATCACTCTAATGAGACAGATTTTAGAAAAATCCTTATCCTTATCAACTTACCCACACATCTTCATATAACAAGGAAACTTAAATTAGATCGACTCACTGAAACTGagtattactgtactttgtaaaggcaacaagaaaataattaaatgtccGGTTACAACCCGATGTTATCTCTCAGTATCAATTGACTATAACAAGTAAAACTTTTGTATACTCATTCATTAGCCATCAAGAATggttattataaaaaaataaacattagcacttgataacattttaaataaaatatattttctgaccttttgcatcttttttgtatttattctgagctggaaagaaaaaaaaaaacatgacagacATTAAATGAAACACGCGAGTAAATACAGACTTGAGTCCTTCAATACATGTCACCATCTACTCTTGTTCCCTCTAGTTTGAGGTCCGAGTCATTCCTGCCAAGCGTGAACAGACTGACAACAGCCATCAAGGCGGCCAGCATCATGAGTGCGCAGCCTCCAAACATGTGTCGAGTACCGCTTCCCCCTTCCCCTCCACCCGTACCCGACACCTCCCCGTGGAGTGCCAAAAGGCCAATGCAGGCCAACAAATTTAGAGGGAAGCGGAACCAGGCCAGCACACTGGCCCGCTTCTCCTCTGGGATCACCCTGCCCTGCAGAAAGCTGACGGCTGGGAAGTAGAGGCCACAGGCCAGCTCCAGCAGTAGGAAGGCCAAAAAGGATTCGTGAGGTCTCGGCTGGCCAGGCGTGGTGGAAAAAGTCAGCATGAAGAAAGAGAAGAACGCCATTAAAACAGCCAAGCAGAGAACATGCCCGGGCTGCAGGCGATAGTGCGTGGAGGTGGCAAGGCGATACATTAAGGAGCCAACCATGGAGGCGGCCATTAAACAGGAAAACACGATCCCTAATGGAGGTCCATGGGGGTCCAGTACTGGGGTCCACAGAAAAACAAAGATGTAGAGGGCACTTTCAAATAGAGCTTGCACCCCACCTAAAAGCATGACCCTACGATCTGACAGCAAGCATCGGAGCCCATCATGGCAGCTGCGTGCAAACCGGGCCTTTGCGGACATAGGAGTCAAATTTCCCAAGACGGGCATCTGTTTGTCACCTTCAGGCGATCCCTCTGCTTCTTCCTTGCCCCAGTCCGTCAACACTACCCAGGCACAGCATGCCAAACAGGGGACGGCCAGAAGAAAAGGAGCCACCGGGCCCAGGTGGAGCCATTCGGCAAGCAAGTTAGCCACCAAGCCGGCTCCCACGGCAAGCCCATGATTCCACGTGGCAGCTTTATTAAAGGTGCCGGGGATCCACTCCTTGGGGAAATCGTGGACGTCAACGTGTCGGTGCACATACCAAGCCTCAAATGTGGTGGAGAGCAAGGATGTAGACAGACCACCCAGGATGCGACCCATGATCAGGACAAAATAGTCTCTGGACAGCTTGGTGAGACAGCAAGCAGAGTAGGATATACAGAACAGTAGACATGTATGTCTGCGGCCTAGGGCTTGAGGAATCCAGCTGGAAAATGGAGCAAACAGCACACAAGACGATAAGCCGCAGACATATATGATCGCTATTTGGGACTCCAGGAAGCTGTAGTGGCGGTAGAGTTTATAAAGGTAAGGACCCTGAAGCCAGTCCGCCCACAGGGCCAGGAGGTAGGCCCGGAGGAAGATGCTCTGGAAGCGACGGAAGGCTGGGTTGGCTGCAGCCGTCTGCGTCGGTGCTGGTGGGCTCAGACGACGTGCTGTGAGTTCGAGGCCAACACACAGGGCGAGCAGGACAATAATGGCAAGGTATGCCGTCACCAACATGGTGCGACTGACACACTGCTGTGTCCGCTTCACTTCAAAACTGCTTTCTTGGGATGGTTAACactccattcatttttattctccGCATCTGTTTTGGATAAACGACAATGGTGCACATTTACATTGACAGCAGAGCTCTCATTTAATTGCTTGATACGTGAGTCAGTGATTTAGAAAATAGCGTGTTTGGGTTGTTATCTGACACTAGCGTCCGGGCTAGCTTGCTACTACTGTTAGTCACGCGAGAGTGGGTTTCATTTGCAATAGTAATGTTACTTACCGAGCTGGGAGACTCCTCCGTCATTGTGATACGAAACACCGATACATGTCATTAGGCGTGTAAAATGTCAGCAGAATTATTGGGAGAAAAGGAGTGCATTTGCCTATGGACAAGAAGAACGTTCGCTTCCGGGTTTCGTATATCGCCGCTAGGGGGCAGTGATACATCGTTTTCAAGACGTGAATCATCTGGGGGACTTAACTCGAAATGTACAGcatcaataacaaacaaaatattgtcgatgttttttttttatatagcccttcataaaaaagaaacacaaaggGATCTTATGTTTCATTGTTCTGTTCAGGGCACTTTACAGTCATTTTGAGCATTTGATTCTATATAAATTAAATATGTTTGAGAGAACGACATATTTTTGAATTGTAGAATtatcttattttcattcattattttttaagacacTTATCCTCAGAaggattgcgggggtgctggagcctatcccagccaacaatgggcagtACACAGGATGCACCCTAAATCGGTTGACACCCAAACGCAGGGTACAAGCAGAGACCTACCCAAGCACACGCTCATATATAGGGACCATTTTTTACCATTCAATCAGTCTACCAAgcctgtttttgggatgtgggaggaaaccaaagtacctggagaaagcccacacaggcacaggaaGAACATGTAAGGCCGGAAGGCCGGAACCCACCAAGGTTTGAACCCGGTCAATGTACATCCTACGTCCACCTATGCTCATGTGCTGTGGGTCGTGAACGAAAGAACAATAGGATACAAGCGACTAAAATGAGTTTCCTCGGCAGCGGCTGGTGGTGAGGGAAGTCTGCGGCCTGACCTCGTATCAAGGGGAGAAATGAATATATTGTGATGATGAAGTCCAAAAGCATGAGGAATTACTCGTTTAATTATAGGCTGTATGTcaatatgtaatatttaatgTCTCTGCCGTTAGTTAGTGACCAAAACAGGGTGTACCGTGCCTCAAAGTCAGCAGAGATAGTCTTAACCTTCAGGCCGTTGAGCAATGAGTgatgtattttgaaataaaatacacttCACCAGAATATAATACACAATCTGAAGTTTATATCATTTCTATTAAAGAACAAAGATTTACAAATGTACAACAAGTGCTCAATCAGCCACAATCACTCGAGCAATTAGTGAGATGACCAATCAAATAACCTCTGCCATGCTAAAATATCTCTTTAGTTTGTATGACAAACATTGGGGGCAGGTGCAGGATGCATATGGAGTGACTGCTGGTGATTCTTGGGATTTTGCTGGTTGCTTACATCATGTAAATGCAGGCAGTGGTTCAAATGTCAATTTTGAATCCCGACCACTGTTCTTCTGTGCAAAGCCCCCTACACCAACCCCCCACCTATACTGGAAGGTCAGCAGAACATTCTCATTTTCACCAAATTCTTACATCTTGTTCAGTCACATTTAGATAAACATAGTATACAGTATTTAcaggaagaaaataaacaaccaaacaacaaaacatgcGCTTTTCTCAAGGTAGAAATTTTGGATAATCATGTCAATGTAGACATAATGTTTTAGTGGAAAACATTGAAAAGTCTTTATATACGTTGTATATTTAGTCCAAAACAATATTATATGTAGGTGACAATAGTTGAATGGCATTCCAAAATTAAAGGAGATGGTGATACAGTGAAATACTATATTTCAGATCTTATATACATATTCCCTTTAAAGACGAACTGACTCAAAACACATGGATGGTCCCGAACGTCATGGTTCTATATTTGTCAGCATGGCCTGTGATACTCTTAAATACGCTGATtataaaaatggaatcaaaCAATGATTTGTTGGTAATATCGACCATGCACAATGAGTTATGttgtcacttcatttttttccttgcatTTTTGTGTGCGCACCTGACAATGTGTAAATTTCAACTTTttccaacaaaaatatttttgctacatttttaCATAAACCACATTTTATTGCACTCTTGTTCCTCTCTTATAAAGAAAGTTCCATCCTTGGAAggtaaaatgtgtttgaatgtgtgtgttgtTCTTTTGCTACGATATAAGGTCTTTCTCATGGGTCAATGCGAAAGGCCAAAAGTTTATCAGAGTGCAGGTTGTTGAGGGTGCGAAGATCTGGCAGTCGCAGAAGTAGTTTGGAAAAGAGCGAAGTGTCATCTGGACGGCGCCGAGTAATCAGCGAGCGCAAAGCATAGATGAGACCCTCTTGGAGCTGTTCGACAGCAAGTGTGTCTAAGATGCCGGAACGATCTGGGGAGAGCAGAGAATTGTCATGTTAGAAACATGGCctgttaataaatacatgaccGTGCTGTCTTGTGATACAAGTTTAATTGGTTCTGTGACTAGTTTTGTAATTCAAAAATACTCATATTTTTGGGTTGTAGCTAAAAAAACTGCCATCACTTAGCTTTCATCTCATAGCAGTATACTATTGTAGGTGGTGGCACCGTTCGTTTATCATCAATACGCGCCCCAGTGACCATTTCTCACCTGCTGAAACCAACACCACAGCCATGAAGAGTGCCATTTCATCAGGCTCCAACCCCATTGAAGCCAACTTTTCGCTGAAGTCGAACATTGCATCCAGTAGAGAGCCCATGCCCAAAGCTCGAAGGGTCGACAGGGGGTACGTTTGTCCGTTCAAGAATGTGACCGTATGCTCTGCAGCGTTGAACAAAGTGCAAAACCTCACCATCAGAACCTGAGGACCCAGGAAAAATAGATGTTTATTTCAGCAACTCTCGCCTTCTGGATTCAGGGCAAAGTGTGTCTCAAGAGTAGTTATGATTAATGTGTTACCTGGAAGGTGCCTGATTTAAGCAGCATGACTTGGTCCTGCTGGCTAAGCTCTTGAAATCCTGGAATGCCCTTGGCGAATTCTACTACCTCCTTGACAGCAGGAGTGAAACACTGAGAAAAGGATTCCCAAATCTCCTGACTGGTGCGATCGGCCCCCGATACTGGGCACGCATTAAGAGGGCAGGCCTTTaaaggaggaaaacaaagacATGCATAAGCTTTCAGTCAACTACCACGCAGAGAAGAAATGTTTGTTCGTTGTAGTTCTTACCAGCACTTTAGCTCCTGGAGCCAATTTCCATGGGCAGGATGGCTGATTAACAACGTTTTCTGTCTTGCATGTAAAATTGGCAGGGACTCTTTGAGGACTGCTGACACTTGGTTGATTATTTTGATTTGTTGATACTGTATATGCATAAACATTATTGtccatgttttggaatgtaaaTTGGTTGCTGTCATGGGCAAATGGACAAGATTGGTAACCCTGGGCAGTGTTGGTCTGCTCTGTGATAAGCTGCAGACTGCAATCTTTAGAATCATTGTTAGTGGTGATTCTAGCCCTCTTGGCTGCTCTCTCCTGGCCGCTACCATGGAAGATGTCTTGGTAAGCTCTGGAGATGGCCCCAATGGCCTCCTTCGAGCTGCCATCTTCTTCGCTGGGAGACTGATCTTTTACAGAGCACGAGTCCATTTCCAAGACAGCCGACTCATTTAGGCTGTTCATGTAACTCTGCATCTCATCCAGAAGTCGCTGCTTCTCTCGTTTAGGGATGCGGCCAAAACGCACAGCTGCGGAAAACAAGGACAGTCAAATGGGTCAGAATTGGCAAGAAATCTAGGTCGGAAGCTTTTTGTTTTGCTACAATTTCTCAAAAGATATGACCGAGCTTTACAAAACATTAACATACATAACCGACAGAGCATTTGAGGGCTTTCAAAGAGTATCAAGTAAAGTGGTAAAATGGAAAGTTTGCTCTCCCCTCTCCTCCCCTTCCTTCTTCCCACGGTAACCATCAGCTGGAGAGGCTATTTATAGACTCTCTGCTACCATCTGCCTCATCCTCTCCTTCATCCACCACTCTCTCCCTGCTCTCCCTCTCTTGCAAGTAGGGCAGTGGGGCAACGTGAGCGTGATGTCACTAGTACTGTGCTTGTGTGCTTGCagaagaaggatgaaaagaggtGGGCTCGAAGGGACAAAGATAAAGTTCGATGATATGGGAGGGGGCATGCATGGAAATTAAGATTGTGAGTGCTTGAAAGTTGGGGTTATATGAGGTA is from Stigmatopora nigra isolate UIUO_SnigA chromosome 1, RoL_Snig_1.1, whole genome shotgun sequence and encodes:
- the slc61a1 gene encoding molybdate-anion transporter, which codes for MLVTAYLAIIVLLALCVGLELTARRLSPPAPTQTAAANPAFRRFQSIFLRAYLLALWADWLQGPYLYKLYRHYSFLESQIAIIYVCGLSSCVLFAPFSSWIPQALGRRHTCLLFCISYSACCLTKLSRDYFVLIMGRILGGLSTSLLSTTFEAWYVHRHVDVHDFPKEWIPGTFNKAATWNHGLAVGAGLVANLLAEWLHLGPVAPFLLAVPCLACCAWVVLTDWGKEEAEGSPEGDKQMPVLGNLTPMSAKARFARSCHDGLRCLLSDRRVMLLGGVQALFESALYIFVFLWTPVLDPHGPPLGIVFSCLMAASMVGSLMYRLATSTHYRLQPGHVLCLAVLMAFFSFFMLTFSTTPGQPRPHESFLAFLLLELACGLYFPAVSFLQGRVIPEEKRASVLAWFRFPLNLLACIGLLALHGEVSGTGGGEGGSGTRHMFGGCALMMLAALMAVVSLFTLGRNDSDLKLEGTRVDGDMY
- the nr1d4a gene encoding nuclear receptor subfamily 1, group D, member 4a, which encodes MDNSPGGAGGGVILYAGSSGSSSPSPGSPSSGYQTQSPCSHSQPSSPEEVTFTEIGALKERPARSSTPSPKLVFQFPDVYRGSPAATQQNNYAHPIAGKRPCGFHGTFTKNGGMVLLCKVCGDIASGFHYGVHACEGCKGFFRRSIQQNINYKMCVKNESCMIMRMNRNRCQHCRFKKCLSVGMSRDAVRFGRIPKREKQRLLDEMQSYMNSLNESAVLEMDSCSVKDQSPSEEDGSSKEAIGAISRAYQDIFHGSGQERAAKRARITTNNDSKDCSLQLITEQTNTAQGYQSCPFAHDSNQFTFQNMDNNVYAYTVSTNQNNQPSVSSPQRVPANFTCKTENVVNQPSCPWKLAPGAKVLACPLNACPVSGADRTSQEIWESFSQCFTPAVKEVVEFAKGIPGFQELSQQDQVMLLKSGTFQVLMVRFCTLFNAAEHTVTFLNGQTYPLSTLRALGMGSLLDAMFDFSEKLASMGLEPDEMALFMAVVLVSADRSGILDTLAVEQLQEGLIYALRSLITRRRPDDTSLFSKLLLRLPDLRTLNNLHSDKLLAFRIDP